The genomic region tacgttttttttttaaagatgaatcaatatatttttatattgatataaataacaaataaataaaagaattgttATAATCCAAGAAATCctaatgatattttaataaaattgcatttaatttattaaataagtttaactatctaaaaaaaaataaaagtaaattaagttggtattatttttatatgtcaaattgacaGCGACAACTCATAATAATAAACTGAttttattcaataattaacttttaatttaatcgtaacccaaaaatattcaaaagtaGACGCGTTATCGATTTTCCACATTACAACAAGACAAAAAGAACGAAGTAGAGTACACGGAATAGAGCAAAACAACCGTTTGAGAAATCGTTTTTCAACGGGGGCGGTTAAAAGATGCAGTTTAAAAGATtagtaacaaaattaaatcgttCCCCACCGAAAAAATTTCATCCTCCTTAAAACCCTCACCTATTAACACAACCCCACCgaaaaataacctcaaaatgcaCTCAATTTCGTATTTCCGTTAATTTCGTCCaaataaatagaatttttcgttgaaaaaatcgaaattcaCCTGGTTTTTGGAGTCAAATCGGGGTAATTTCggtttaaaacatttcaaatccAACTCGTTTTTCGTTTTGTTCTTAAACGGTAATAATTTGCCCATAAGTAATCGTTGAGATCGGTGTGTTGGTGGCGAAGAAACCGGCTGATGAGAGCACATCTGGCTGAAACGGGTTTTCATCATCGATTCGTTGCTCGATCCCAAACGAAACGATCTCAACAATCCCGAGTTATTGTTTCTTTCTAGCGTACTGTTCGTTAAAAACACCCTTTGATTCGGAAAATTCATCAAAGGAAATCTTAAAGTGCGAATGGGGTTCGAAGGGAAATCgagaaaatgttttgatttgTACACGTTGGTTGTGCTGAAATAATTGTGAGGTTGGATAAACTTGTTATTCGGATTCGGGATGAAAAGTGATTGTAAAAAGTGGCTTTTTCTTATCATCGGAGAAAATTCCGGTTTCAAAACCGCTTCGGTAATTCTTGATCCAAGACCTAAAGCGGGTTTCTCTTTAAATACGTTCGTGTATTGCAGCATAAGTTTTCTCGACATCGAAGCTGTGTTCGAGGGTTGTTTATCAaggaaaattttcatcttGTGTATGAAACGTTTCATTTTactttgaatttaaataaaaatttaataatatctttgacactttcttttttgattaaaaacaacttttttgttgCTAAGTTTACCGCTTATTAACGGTCATTATGGTTGAAAAACAAATAGGAGTGAAGTGGGTGATGTCACATTTTAGCGggaaaatcaaattaaaaacgtcaaatttgacaatttaatatttgatttaaaaaataaaatcttttcgGTTTTAGGTCATCGAATATTGACTCAAACTCAAGGTTACGAAGGTAATAAAGTACGTAAGACGTGTGGAGGATTCGGATTTTCAAACTTTGTAAGTTTATATTACGATTTTCGAGCGAAGACGAATCGTTTTCctcaaaaattacatttttccaACACCTGTACGCTCGtttctaatattttataatcaaaaatttaattaatttattaaatattaaataaattgagattaaataatataattatctaaaaataaattaagttggtattacttttaaatttgaaattgacagTGGCAActcataaattaataattattaataaatttgtattaaaattgttaataataagaattttcgttcgaaatttaatgattttattttaaaatgttcattttcttttgcattatatattaactcaaaataaattaacaataaatgattccaaataaaaattaatacgattttattttcttttaaaataaatcaatataaaaattaacaaaataagaaGAATTGTTATAATCCAAGAAATgctaatgatttttttaataaaattacatttaatttattaaataagataaatcctaaaaaaataatttaggtTGGtgttacttttaaatttgatattgacAGTGACAGctcataaattaataattattaataattgtttatattaattgttgataacttgcattatttaatattaactgaaaataaaaaaaaaattaattacatcgACATCAAGCAACATTAAATGTTAACATACAAATAAACATTAacacgatttaatttttttcttttttaggttatgtcaatGCAAAAATGTACAAACACAAAGAAGCATTGTTATAATCCAACAGGTACCTTACCCGTCTCATGACGCGAAGTGAAAACGACGAAGTCTTCATCTTGAATGATGTGCTCTTAGCTACTTTAAAGGATTTAATCTAGCTAAGAAAGATTTGAAACTAAACTACAATATGCTACGGGATCTTAATCAATTAAAAGAGAATATAAagtcctttttattttttgatacaatctTTTAATccggtttttattttttattgagagGATCAAATTCAGCGACTGAATCAGATCGAATCTGCACGGTTACTAAAGAGATGGGGATGTGGCTGAGGGAAGCTGGAGAATTTCCAGGGGATCTCAAACGTTTCAATCACAAATTGGGTTAATAGAAGTAAttgcatcaattttttttaattgatgagGTGCAAAAAGGATTTCTTAACAACTAAGAATTAAGATGGGATTAATTTAAGatgtatttgtgatataatgtTGGTTTTTTTGAATGGATCGATATTTTCTCGTCAAAAATCGTCACATCTCGTCTCTTAGCAACAGATTCTGGGCGAGgattaatttgaataaaataaaaatcgaggaaatagatattttttttttattttaatgattataagtttacatttttttttaaacgtacaattaaacgaaaacacaaaaacattaattaatcgaattaaattaattggaagaacttcttttttgtaatctcaatcgtttttttttttattttggccttACTAAATCTTAcaattcttatttattttttaacttttaacgaAAGTAGggaactttttttttacatttatacagaatttgaatcgaataaattatttttgaaaaatgtaatcATTTTAGTGTTTATTTGGTTGCCTAATTTTCGGTTATGTCAAATAaccaagaaaaatttttaggttaagtaactgacaaaaataaaatgagtaCATTTAAcaatatccattttaatactttaatgAGTTGAATAagtatgtttttaatttatttattgagcactatcgaaaaaattatttatttacatatcTACAAAGGATGAAATAAAACCGGATTccccaaaacttttttaggaCCAAGTAGATATGTTATACACCTTTTAATTATCTCTAATGTTTAcgaaacaatttaataaattaatcgtattaaatattaatcgtTCATTCTTGATCCACACCTTTTTACTTCCATTCGAAATACATAAAGTTAAAcgagttacaaaaaaatttaacgatAACACAGAAAAAACATCTCTTAAATACTCCTTAATTAGGTTTattgaaaacaattttatttcttcgttTATTAACTTAACTCACGTTATCCGTTGCATAAATGTATCCTTGCCGTTGTAGTACAAAAAGTCGCTTTTCCACAGCATCTTGGtctaattaatataaaattaattaattattaataaagtttaataaaaatacgtacatttctttaataactctTTATCTTCGAGATTCTGCACCTGTTGACCTAAACTATGAAGCAAAATTTGTGCCGTTTGGTACCGTTGGAAGCACTCCGATGGATTACCAAATAATTCATCTAAAGCAGCCGTTTGACACTAAAAAACGAATAGTAAGCTAAATATAAGcacattaatttattcttaCCAATTTCATAGCATAATCGTACAATAATTTATCAGCTGTGATATTAGCTGAAGCAATCTTCGATAAAATCCctgtgttatttaattttttacacgACGATAACGTCGTTCTAAATTTCGTATTCAACGTCGAcataactaaaatttaaaaattaacacatgTCTCAAATTAACTTCGAAATTTACCGTTTTTAACCGAATTAGTAGCTCgtaattttttcgttttcaattGATGCGTAGCCAAAGCTAATCCAGACCCCAACAATTGCAAAGCCCTCACCATCAGCACCAATTGCTCGGCTCGTTTAATCGGTGGTGCTGAATGAGAAACATCGGCCATGTATTCAACCACGAAAGGAATCGGAGCCCCTTTTGCTGATGCCAATTCAAGCACGCATTTACTTAACGccaatacaaaattaatttttgctaaaatctCATTATGTTCTCtctaaaaaatgcaaaaagaaataaaaaatttcttttttttaattatgattattatttacatcAAGTAAAGTTTCTTCTTCTAAATCAGGAGGTTTAAAATCAATCGGTGGGCACTCATAAGTACTAGTATCGGTGAAGAAAGCAGGTAAATTATTCATTTCCGAGATTTCAGGTAATGTCATAGCTCGTAAATTTCCGAACGAAGGGTGtctcaaattattattatcgtttTGCGTTGGACTAAATAACGGTACTTTTGCTAATGGACCCAAAAGAACTGGGGGAGAAGTCcctaaaaaacgattttaataaatcaaaaagtattaacctcacttttttttaaaggtcaaaataaaaattgaggttatgttgataaaatatttttatatattttgttaCTAACCCGATCTTCTTAAAGGAGAATTACTAGGCATGACAACTTTAGTTGAAACAGGAGATTCGGACCATAAATTCGGTGGTGGAGGAGTTTCGCACAAACTACTGCTCGAAGTTCTCCGTCTACCAGATCCCGGGGGTGTTCCAATTACGAATTGAACCGACGGTGGGGACCACGAACTTATATCGATATCCTGcacgtttttattttcagatCTTTTCATGTTAATAGGTTGCGATCGTGGAACAAGCACGTTATTATCcgcctaaaaattaattcaattcattaaaaaataaataaattatgatgaaTTTACTTCTTGCTCGGTACTCTTCTCGTTTTTATTCCCcctattaatcattttttggtAAGTTTGTCGTTGAGAAGGAACTGGGATTGGCTCACTAATTGGCAGAAAACTCGGTCTTGGTGGACTCGCGCTTGGAGCGCAAGGTTGtgggttattttttattggtaacttcatactaaattaaaaaataacttaaattaattctCTTTATAGAGTTTAAATCATtatctatataaaaaaattgatcacACAAAAAGAaggataacctcaaaaaaaaatttgtttaaatttatctataaaaattaattatccttatttatatatcaaacTTACTGTTTATCGTTTGTATAACTTTCAGTTAAATGTTCCGGGATTAAAACGAAATCATCTTCGGGGCTCgaacttaaaataattcttgCACTTCTCGGAGAATCttaacataattaaattaaatatttattttattagatattaatttatttaaaattaatgaaattaaccTGGTTGTGATGTTGGTGGGGTTCCAATTTTAATTGGAGTAGCCGCCCGTAGAGTTGGTTTCATAATCGGAGAGGTAGCGTATGCCTCAACAACTGGAATTTCAGCGGGGGGTGTTACCGATGGTCGTTGTAAAAATTTGTggttaaaaaattggtcgAAATTCATCCGTTCTCTCGCATTTCTTTTTAACAACCCGTTTAATAAATCACATAATTCAGTTGTTGTTCCCGGAGGAATCCTATAAcgacaaaaattaattcatttattctaataaagttaaataatagTTACTTTGGGGCTAAATTAGCgttcttttcataaaattgttttaaagctGTTGGTGTCGTTGCATGAAAAGCGGCCTTTCCAGTTAAACATTGAAAAACGATCGTTCCTAAACTCCACAAATCAGCTTTAGCATCGTATTTTAGAGACATGATCACTTCGGGGGCCATATACATAGGGCTCCCACATAAAGTCGCCGCCATAACCCCATCTTGCAAAAACCGAGCGAACCCGaaatcggcaatttttaatttaatttcactCGGTTCTGGATACGATTTTTGCCCGCTGTGTGAAAGCAGGATATTTTGGGGCTTTAAATCTCTATGAACTATTCCTTTAGCGTATAAAGCTTTCATAGCACcagctaaaattaaaaaatttatttaattattatattaaagaattttaatttacgcacctaattgtattaaaaagagacGAATTGTATCCTCACTTAACGTTCCTTTATCTCCTAAGTAATCAGCTAAATCACCACCGTTgcaatactaaaaaaatttttaaaatttttaacacctcaaaattataaaaaaaaaattgacataacctcaaaattaaaaaaaataatttttatttctattttaaatctCGATAAAATCAAAGTCAAATTTGTTATCTAATCTCAACTTCATTTTATTGATAACGAAATAGCGTCATAACATCGTAAATTTCACCGAAAATGGTTTCGAAAACtcatttcttgattttttttatattattttcttggtaagtacaaaaaaaaagtaattgcATCATTAAAAGTAATGATTCATCAACAGCTATGCATTATCAAAAGCTACGATGgatgatgaaattgaaaagCCGAAAGAAATCGAGGAAGGTGCAATTTCCGGAGTTGgagttttaatattaatgatacTCTTCGTGGTGTTTTGCGCCATCGCAGCTTATTACATGCACAACAAGAGGAAGCTTTATATTCCGGTTAAAACTCGCGCGGAAGAAAAAGATTTCGTTGTTGAAGaagttttgtaaataaatttttattaattatttattaatttcttacctCCATAACCAAATAAACATGTTGGGGGTATTCTTTGCAATCCAAAAGTGCAACAACGTTTTCGTGATGTAGTTCCGTTAATTCCTGATATAAAACGAGATAACGAATGTTATTAGAAATCTGattattcatcaaatttatttaaaaaatgattacacgtgcgattaaaacaaaaacactCAATGAATTTGTTAATATTGTTTACCTTGaggattttaatttcttttcccaataaattttgtgattttgcTAAACTTTTCTTCATGATGCTTTTGATAGCCACGATTAGTTGTGGGTTctataacaaatatttatttagtaatccttg from Onthophagus taurus isolate NC chromosome 5, IU_Otau_3.0, whole genome shotgun sequence harbors:
- the LOC111426344 gene encoding serine/threonine-protein kinase unc-51; translation: METVGDYEYSTKDLIGQGAFAVVFKGRSKKNPQLIVAIKSIMKKSLAKSQNLLGKEIKILKELTELHHENVVALLDCKEYPQHVYLVMEYCNGGDLADYLGDKGTLSEDTIRLFLIQLAGAMKALYAKGIVHRDLKPQNILLSHSGQKSYPEPSEIKLKIADFGFARFLQDGVMAATLCGSPMYMAPEVIMSLKYDAKADLWSLGTIVFQCLTGKAAFHATTPTALKQFYEKNANLAPKIPPGTTTELCDLLNGLLKRNARERMNFDQFFNHKFLQRPSVTPPAEIPVVEAYATSPIMKPTLRAATPIKIGTPPTSQPDSPRSARIILSSSPEDDFVLIPEHLTESYTNDKHMKLPIKNNPQPCAPSASPPRPSFLPISEPIPVPSQRQTYQKMINRGNKNEKSTEQEADNNVLVPRSQPINMKRSENKNVQDIDISSWSPPSVQFVIGTPPGSGRRRTSSSSLCETPPPPNLWSESPVSTKVVMPSNSPLRRSGTSPPVLLGPLAKVPLFSPTQNDNNNLRHPSFGNLRAMTLPEISEMNNLPAFFTDTSTYECPPIDFKPPDLEEETLLDREHNEILAKINFVLALSKCVLELASAKGAPIPFVVEYMADVSHSAPPIKRAEQLVLMVRALQLLGSGLALATHQLKTKKLRATNSVKNVMSTLNTKFRTTLSSCKKLNNTGILSKIASANITADKLLYDYAMKLCQTAALDELFGNPSECFQRYQTAQILLHSLGQQVQNLEDKELLKKYQDAVEKRLFVLQRQGYIYATDNVS